A part of Aegilops tauschii subsp. strangulata cultivar AL8/78 chromosome 2, Aet v6.0, whole genome shotgun sequence genomic DNA contains:
- the LOC109731850 gene encoding myosin-3: MLTAAAVMAPVPAAPKSSLEVLLETIKKRDERPKDEPPALPARPTCRGRLPRARRSPTPPRVHLEDGVAEGAAADTDKKPEAVPDTDKKPEAVNENKPEIEKENTPEVKKEIGGQEAKEGKAVNGRIFGAKRKLCSVEPVDESPYVENLHEERKDAMACKEPPSPYFSSARAKRNGKPVFTDSMDYVLQKKLRVWCSASDEKWELGQIESISGDDVEIHLVNGEVLTLPPERLLPANPDILDGVDDLIQMSYLNEPSVLYNLQYRYSRDLIYTKAGPVLIAINPLKEVPLYGKDFIRKYRQKLTNDPHVYAIADIAFNEMLRDGINQSIIISGESGAGKTETAKIAMQYLAALGGANGMESEVLQTNVILEALGNAKTSRNDNSSRFGKLTEMHFSETGKICGAKIQTFLLEKSRVVRRAPGERSYHIFYQLCSGASPLHRKKLLLRDANYYNYLKQSSCLRIDGVDDAKRFSSLLGALDIVQISGENQMELFSMLAVVLWLGNISFSVIDNENHVEVDSNEGLANAAKLLGCSVPQLVIALSTRKIQAGKENIVQRLTLTQAIDARDALAKSIYAHLFDWIVEQINHSLGTGRQRTRRSISILDIYGFESFNKNGFEQFCINYANERLQQHFNRHLFKLEQEEYLDDGIDWVSVEFVDNTDCLSLFEKKPLGLLSLLDEESTFPKATDLSFANKLKQHLSGNPGFKGEQDGAFKICHYAGEVSYDTTGFLEKNRDPLHTESIQLLFSCKSDLPKDFASVMIAYSQNKSSLSCHLLVDSQKQSVVNKFKAQLFKLMQQLENTSPHFIRCIQPNNKQRPRQFEHDLVLHQLKCCGVFEVVRISRAGYPTRMTHQQFAERYGFLLSHSVASQNPLSISVAVLQQFSIPPEMYQVGYTKLFLRTGQVAALENAKNRMLHGALRIQRNFRGLHTRREYYTLKKGATALQSFVRGEKARFRFDYLFKRWRAAVLIQKYTRRRLAATMFTDQLKNIVVLQSVMRGCLARKKFKCLQEEKESKVINSKVRRDVRNNISQVRLCHEMNGEYPRQPVVTELEGRVSKAEALLRDKEEENAMLKQQLEQYENKWSEYETKMKVMEEAWKKQLSSLQLSLVAAKKSLAADDMVTRAARTDTTPTHAQYDSEDTMSTGTHTPEGTELKYQNHNPEPRLATGNSDRRINAVNHLAKEFEDRRQVFDDDAGFLVAVKSGQIGSNMNPDDELRKLKDRFATWKKDYKSRLKETKVNLQKVGSHDEKSRKRWWGKKSSK, from the exons ATGCTCACTGCAGCCGCCGTGATGGCGCCAGTCCCGGCCGCTCCCAAGAGCTCCCTCGAGGTCTTGCTCGAGACCATAAAGAAGCGCGACGAGCGGCCCAAGGATGAGCCGCCGGCATTGCCGGCCCGCCCGACGTGCCGTGGCCGTCTGCCCAGGGCAAGACGGTCGCCGACGCCTCCTAGGGTTCATCTCGAGGATGGAGTGGCAGAGGGTGCTGCAGCGGATACTGACAAGAAGCCGGAAGCTGTACCGGATACTGACAAGAAGCCGGAAGCTGTGAATGAGAATAAGCCAGAGATTGAGAAGGAGAATACGCCAGAGGTCAAGAAGGAGATTGGTGGGCAGGAGGCCAAGGAGGGGAAGGCTGTAAATGGTCGCATCTTTGGGGCCAAGAGAAAGCTATGCAGTGTGGAACCAGTGGACGAGTCTCCATATGTTGAGAACCTCCACGAGGAAAGGAAGGATGCAATGGCCTGCAAGGAGCCTCCCTCTCCTTATTTTTCCTCAGCAAGAGCAAAGAGAAATGGGAAGCCAGTGTTTACTGATTCCATGGACTATGTCCTCCAGAAG AAGCTACGGGTTTGGTGTTCTGCATCAGATGAGAAGTGGGAACTTGGACAGATTGAATCAATTTCTGGAGATGACGTCGAAATACACCTTGTTAATGGAGAA GTTTTGACGCTGCCACCAGAAAGACTTTTGCCTGCCAACCCTGATATTCTAGATGGAGTGGATGATTTGATCCAGATGAGCTACTTAAATGAACCTTCTGTCCTTTACAATCTGCAATACCGATACTCTCGTGATCTTATCTAC ACAAAAGCAGGACCTGTTCTGATTGCTATCAACCCACTGAAAGAGGTTCCACTCTATGGGAAAGATTTCATCAGAAAATACAGACAGAAGCTCACAAATGATCCACATGTGTATGCAATTGCTGATATAGCTTTTAATGAAATGCTAAGAG ATGGCATAAACCAATCTATAATAATAAG TGGTGAAAGTGGAGCAGGAAAAACTGAAACAGCTAAAATTGCGATGCAGTATTTGGCTGCTCTAGGGGGAGCTAATGGAATGGAGTCTGAAGTTCTACAGACCAATGTTATTCTGGAAGCATTAGGGAATGCAAAAACATCAAGAAATGATAACTCGAGCCGATTT GGCAAACTTACTGAAATGCACTTTTCTGAAACCGGAAAGATTTGTGGCGCTAAAATACAAACAT TCCTGCTTGAGAAG TCGAGGGTTGTTCGGAGGGCACCAGGAGAGAGATCATATCATATTTTCTATCAGCTGTGCTCTGGAGCTTCTCCTCTTCACAGAA AAAAATTGTTACTGAGAGACGCCAATTACTATAATTACTTGAAGCAGAGTTCTTGCTTGAGAATTGATGGTGTTGATGATGCTAAAAGATTTTCATCATTATTG GGTGCATTGGATATTGTTCAGATATCTGGGGAAAACCAGATGGAATTATTTTCTATGCTTGCAGTTGTCTTGTGGCTGGGAAATATTTCATTCTCTGTGATAGACAATGAAAACCATGTGGAAGTTGATTCAAATGAAG GGTTGGCTAATGCGGCAAAGCTGTTAGGTTGCAGTGTTCCTCAATTGGTGATTGCTCTCTCAACTCGTAAAATCCAAGCTGGAAAggaaaatattgttcaaagattGACGTTAACCCAG GCAATCGATGCAAGGGATGCTCTAGCGAAGTCAATCTATGCTCATCTGTTTGACTGGATTGTTGAGCAAATTAACCACTCGCTTGGAACGGGGAGACAACGTACACGAAGATCCATAAGTATTTTGGATATTTATGGCTTCGAGTCTTTCAAT AAAAATGGCTTTGAACAGTTCTGTATAAATTATGCCAATGAAAGACTGCAACAGCATTTTAACCGACATCTATTCAAACTAGAACAGGAG GAGTACCTGGATGATGGAATTGACTGGGTCAGTGTAGAATTTGTGGACAACACTGACTGTTTATCTCTCTTTGAGAAG AAGCCTCTAGGGCTATTGTCTTTGCTGGATGAAGAGTCTACGTTCCCAAAGGCAACAGATCTTTCCTTTGCTAACAAACTTAAGCAGCACTTGAGTGGAAACCCTGGATTTAAGGGCGAACAGGATGGTGCTTTTAAGATTTGTCATTATGCTGGAGAG GTTTCATATGATACAACTGGGTTCTTGGAGAAGAATAGAGATCCACTGCACACCGAGTCAATTCAATTACTCTTTTCGTGCAAAAGTGATCTTCCAAAAGATTTTGCGTCTGTCATGATTGCTTATTCTCAGAATAAATCAAGTTTGTCATGTCACTTATTAGTTGATTCACAAAAACAAAGTGTTGTGAACAAATTTAAG GCTCAACTATTCAAGCTAATGCAGCAATTAGAGAATACAAGTCCTCATTTCATTCGATGCATCCAGCCAAATAACAAACAACGCCCGAGGCAATTCGAACATGACCTTGTCTTGCACCAGCTTAAATGCTGTGGGGTGTTTGAAGTTGTGAGGATATCAAGAGCAGGCTATCCAACTCGGATGACACACCAACAGTTTGCTGAAAG ATATGGATTTCTTCTCTCTCATTCTGTCGCATCTCAGAATCCACTTAGTATTTCAGTTGCTGTATTACAACAATTCAGTATACCCCCAGAAATGTATCAAGTTGGCTACACAAAATTGTTTCTTCGTACGGGACAG GTTGCTGCACTGGAAAATGCTAAAAACCGGATGCTCCATGGAGCTCTTCGGATTCAGAGAAACTTCCGTGGGTTGCATACTCGACGAGAATATTACACACTGAAGAAAGGAGCAACAGCTTTGCAGTCAT TTGTAAGAGGTGAAAAGGCAAGATTTCGATTTGATTACCTTTTCAAGAGATGGAGGGCAGCTGTTCTCATACAGAAGTACACTAGGCGTCGACTTGCAGCCACCATGTTTACTGATCAGCTAAAAAATATTGTTGTTCTACAGTCTG TGATGCGTGGGTGCCTGGCCAGGAAGAAATTCAAGTGCTTGCAGGAAGAAAAGGAATCTAAAGTCATCAACAGCAAAGTTAGAAGGGATGTAAGGAATAATATTTCACAAGTGAGGTTATGCCAT GAAATGAATGGCGAGTATCCTCGCCAACCAGTTGTCACAGAACTCGAGGGGCGCGTTTCGAAAGCTGAGGCTTTATTACGAGACAAAGAGGAAGAAAATGCGATGCTGAAGCAACAATTGGAACAGTATGAGAATAAATGGTCAGAATATGAGACCAAGATGAAAGTTATGGAAGAGGCATGGAAGAAACAGCTCTCTTCTCTGCAG TTGAGTCTTGTGGCTGCTAAGAAGAGCCTAGCTGCTGATGACATGGTCACCCGAGCAGCTCGGACTGATACCACTCCAACGCATGCTCAATACGACTCTGAAGATACAATGTCCACAGGGACCCATACCCCAGAAGGGACAGAGTTGAAATACCAAAACCACAACCCTGAACCTAGACTGGCGACAGGAAACTCAGATAGGCGGATAAATGCTGTGAATCACCTAGCAAAGGAGTTTGAGGACAGGCGACAGGTATTCGACGACGATGCTGGCTTCCTTGTCGCCGTGAAATCCGGACAGATTGGTTCAAATATGAATCCGGACGATGAACTCAGGAAGCTGAAGGACCGGTTCGCTACATGGAAGAAAGACTACAAATCTCGGTTGAAGGAAACGAAGGTAAACCTTCAGAAGGTCGGCAGTCATGACGAGAAATCTCGGAAAAGATGGTGGGGGAAGAAGAGCTCCAAGTGA